In Cyanobacteriota bacterium, the genomic stretch AGCAACTCCCTCGGCCAGTCACAGAATCTACCCAAATTTGTCCATAGTGCGCCCGGATAATGCGCCGACACAACGCCAACCCTATCCCGTAGCCTTCCTTTACTTCATCACGCTGAAGGCGAAACCGCTCTTCAAAGATTTTTTCGCGATTGTCTTCTGGAATGCCAGGCCCATCATCGCACACGCTCACTTGGATTTTCTGCGTGGTTCGATGCAGAATCGACACCTGAATCGTGCCCTGCTCTGGGGTATATTTCACGGCATTGTCCAGTAGGTTAACAATGACCTGCCGCAGTCGCTCTGGGTCGGCATATACTGTGGGCAGATCACTGGGAATGTCTACTTCTAGCCGCTGGGACTTGGCATGAATACGATCGCTCCACTGCGCTAACACATCTCGGCACAGCGCCCCCAAATCTAGCTCTTGGGCCTGAATTCGCAGATCTGTCTGGTTGCCTTGAGCTGCTTGCAACAAGTCAGTGATCATGCGGTCAATAGCTTTTGTTTGAGTACGAGCATGACGCAGCAGTTGAGCAGTCATAGCCAAGGTTAGCTTTGATTCACCAGCAGCTTCACTCTGGGTTCCCATTTCCAGAGTCTCTAGGGCGATCGATGTAGCCGTGAGTGGATTGCGCAAATCATGAGCCAACATGGCAATAATCCGATCTTTAAACGTGACCTGGGCTAGTAGCTCTTCTTTTTCTTGCTTAAGCTGAAAAACCTCTTCTGAGAGTCGGATTAACTCAGCCAAATAACTTGTAGGATGTGGTTGAGACAGTCCTGAACCTGTAGTTGCTTGATCAGCGCCAACCATGGGCGCTGGTGGCAGGGTATCGCGATCGCTGCTGATCAACGCCTTAGTAATTTGCGCTTCCACTGCCCTTTGCCATCGAGGTAACCACTTTTCTAGTTGCACCACCAGGTCACTCCCAGCTAGTACTTGCCGTGGTTCTGGGTAAACCTTAATCAAGCTTGGTGTTGCTACCAACTTAAAGTGTTCTGCTAGGTAAGGCTTTTCCACCACATCTATAACTTGCAAATCCACACCCCGATCAATCTGATAGCTTGACAGACACTCCTGGATGTAACGGATTTGCTCTCCTGAGCTAGGACGCTTGTCAACAAACACAAGTAGTTGCAAAATTGGCGCACTATTAAGCGTAGGGTCAGAAAATGCCTGCATGGGTCAGGTTGACAGCGGATTACCAAGACACTCAGGAAACACCAGCCATCATTCTGCTAAGATTCAGAATCTGATTCGTAGTCTTTCCCTCATATAATAAATTATCGCTTTCTGGCTATTCTCACCACTGCCGTTGCCTCACGGGTTATGGGGTCAATGAAAATTTTGGCACTAGCATGGGAGTTTCCACCTCGGTTGGTAGGGGGCATAGCCCGCCATGTGTCTGAACTTTACCCTGAAATTGTTGCGCTGGGTCACGATGTGCATTTGATTACAGTCGAGTTTGGACAAGCACCTGCCTATGAGCGTGTTGACAACATCCACGTCTATCGAGTTTGTGTCGATGAAGGACGTGACTTTTTGCATTGGGTTGCCAACATGAACACCAGTATGGGTAGTAAGGCGGTTGAGCTATTGAACTATCTGGGTTCCTTTGACCTTATCCATGCCCACGATTGGCTCGTTGGTGATGCAGCGATTTCCCTCAAACACCACTTCAAAATTCCACTGATTGCCACG encodes the following:
- a CDS encoding histidine kinase; amino-acid sequence: MQAFSDPTLNSAPILQLLVFVDKRPSSGEQIRYIQECLSSYQIDRGVDLQVIDVVEKPYLAEHFKLVATPSLIKVYPEPRQVLAGSDLVVQLEKWLPRWQRAVEAQITKALISSDRDTLPPAPMVGADQATTGSGLSQPHPTSYLAELIRLSEEVFQLKQEKEELLAQVTFKDRIIAMLAHDLRNPLTATSIALETLEMGTQSEAAGESKLTLAMTAQLLRHARTQTKAIDRMITDLLQAAQGNQTDLRIQAQELDLGALCRDVLAQWSDRIHAKSQRLEVDIPSDLPTVYADPERLRQVIVNLLDNAVKYTPEQGTIQVSILHRTTQKIQVSVCDDGPGIPEDNREKIFEERFRLQRDEVKEGYGIGLALCRRIIRAHYGQIWVDSVTGRGSCFHFTLPVYRL